The proteins below are encoded in one region of Micromonospora yangpuensis:
- a CDS encoding glycoside hydrolase family 13 protein, which translates to MNTNTTPQEAARSTPGWWTEAVIYQIYPRSFADSDGDGIGDLPGITARLDHLAELGVDAVWLSPFYPSPQADAGYDVADYRDVEPLFGKLSDADRLIAEAKSRGLRTIVDLVPNHTSSAHVWFQAALAAAPGSAERQRYVFRDGLGPAGDEPPNDWQSVFGGPAWTRVTESDGRPGQWYLHLFDTAQPDLNWDNPEVRAEFLDVLRFWLDRGVDGFRVDVAHGLVKQADLANWEEPQEILSGQEVDKPRPPMWDQDGVHEIYREWRRVLDSYDGERILVAEAWVEPAERLARYVRPDEMHQAFNFEFLLAAWTAPAQYAVVTRSLEATEAVGAPTTWVLSNHDVVRHASRLGLPIGTPRPNGIGADDPQPDAALGLRRARAATLLMLALPGSAYLYQGEELGLPEHTTLADEVRQDPTYHRTGGAQRGRDGCRVPIPWEADAPSYGFGPTDASWLPQPTSWAEYALDRQRGVPGSTYELYRTALRLRREHQLGRGTLRWLESPDEVLAFANGPLTVLTNFGATPLPLPAGAELLHTSAPLDTDGHLPTDTTAWLHTP; encoded by the coding sequence CTGAACACCAACACGACGCCCCAGGAAGCTGCCCGTTCCACCCCCGGCTGGTGGACCGAAGCCGTCATCTACCAGATCTACCCCCGGTCCTTCGCCGACTCCGACGGCGACGGCATCGGCGACCTGCCGGGCATCACCGCCCGCCTCGACCACCTCGCCGAACTCGGTGTGGACGCGGTCTGGCTGTCCCCGTTCTACCCCTCGCCGCAGGCCGACGCCGGCTACGACGTGGCCGACTACCGGGACGTCGAACCCCTGTTCGGCAAGCTCTCCGACGCCGACCGGCTGATCGCCGAGGCGAAGTCGAGGGGCCTGCGGACCATCGTCGACCTGGTGCCGAACCACACCTCGTCGGCGCACGTCTGGTTCCAGGCCGCGCTGGCCGCCGCACCGGGCAGCGCCGAGCGGCAGCGGTACGTCTTCCGCGACGGGCTCGGCCCGGCCGGTGACGAGCCGCCGAACGACTGGCAGAGCGTCTTCGGCGGGCCGGCGTGGACCCGGGTCACCGAGTCCGACGGCCGGCCGGGCCAGTGGTACCTGCACCTGTTCGACACCGCCCAGCCCGATCTGAACTGGGACAACCCGGAGGTCCGCGCGGAGTTCCTGGACGTGCTGCGGTTCTGGCTGGACCGGGGGGTGGACGGCTTCCGGGTGGACGTGGCACACGGCCTGGTCAAGCAGGCCGACCTGGCCAACTGGGAGGAGCCGCAGGAGATCCTCTCCGGGCAGGAGGTGGACAAGCCGCGCCCGCCGATGTGGGACCAGGACGGCGTACACGAGATCTACCGCGAGTGGCGTCGGGTGCTCGACTCCTACGACGGCGAGCGGATCCTGGTCGCCGAGGCCTGGGTCGAGCCGGCCGAGCGGCTGGCCCGGTACGTCCGGCCGGACGAGATGCACCAGGCCTTCAACTTCGAGTTCCTCCTGGCGGCCTGGACCGCACCGGCCCAGTACGCGGTCGTCACCCGGTCCCTGGAGGCCACCGAAGCGGTCGGCGCGCCCACCACCTGGGTGCTGTCGAACCACGACGTGGTGCGGCACGCCTCCCGGCTCGGGCTGCCGATCGGCACCCCCCGGCCCAACGGCATCGGGGCCGACGACCCGCAGCCGGACGCCGCGCTCGGGCTGCGCCGGGCCCGGGCGGCCACCCTGCTGATGCTCGCCCTGCCCGGCTCCGCCTACCTGTACCAGGGTGAGGAGCTGGGGCTGCCGGAGCACACCACGCTCGCCGACGAGGTCCGCCAGGACCCGACGTACCACCGCACCGGCGGAGCCCAACGGGGCCGCGACGGCTGCCGGGTACCGATCCCGTGGGAGGCCGACGCCCCGTCGTACGGCTTCGGGCCGACCGACGCGAGCTGGCTGCCGCAGCCGACGAGCTGGGCGGAGTACGCCCTGGACCGGCAGCGCGGGGTGCCCGGCTCGACGTACGAGCTGTACCGCACCGCGCTGCGGCTACGCCGGGAACACCAGCTCGGCCGGGGCACGCTACGCTGGCTGGAGTCCCCCGACGAGGTACTGGCCTTCGCCAACGGCCCACTGACCGTGCTCACCAACTTCGGCGCGACCCCGCTGCCCCTGCCGGCCGGCGCCGAACTGCTGCACACCAGCGCCCCGCTCGACACCGACGGCCACCTTCCCACCGACACCACCGCCTGGCTCCACACCCCCTGA
- a CDS encoding MFS transporter, with protein sequence MADGTRAGDGVRNAWGGTAAHRLYSVVVFVILASLDNVAIGLVPPLYGPIAADLDVPQRMIGLVTAATFLVSAVAAVIWAYVGDRRDRKPLLMVGTLLWAAGTGGSALATSYPGFLAAQLLAAVGLGAVGSVGFSVVTDLISPRRRGLVMSFWGLSQGVGTLAGTLTGGILGAVDWRRPFLVLSVVGLAATAAYLFTFDVRRGQSEPELVDALAAGGDYDYRITRADLPRILARRTNHWLILQGLTAQAAFGSLVWLPVLFAERAQQQGYSAATAVVVGSVFATLFQLGGVFSIVGGLIGDWLQRRTARGRALVAAVGILAAVPFYLVLFFVPISIQVPDGAGAGTVVRAVLGSVFTEPTVGFSLLTAIVALALTSANSPNWFALIADVNPPEHRGTVYSLGNLVNGVGRAAGNGLVGVAFHGLRAAFPPPLNYAVGLAAFQLFFVPTGIMYWLASRTSPRDIEQVQALLHTRADHLR encoded by the coding sequence GTGGCGGACGGGACGAGGGCGGGAGACGGAGTGCGCAACGCGTGGGGCGGCACGGCGGCGCACCGGCTCTACAGCGTCGTGGTCTTCGTCATCCTCGCCTCGCTGGACAACGTGGCGATCGGCCTGGTGCCGCCGCTGTACGGACCGATCGCCGCCGACCTCGACGTACCCCAGCGCATGATCGGGCTGGTCACGGCGGCGACCTTCCTGGTCAGCGCGGTGGCCGCGGTGATCTGGGCGTACGTCGGCGACCGGCGCGACCGCAAACCGCTGCTGATGGTGGGCACCCTGCTCTGGGCGGCCGGCACCGGCGGCAGCGCGCTCGCCACGTCGTACCCCGGTTTCCTGGCCGCGCAACTGCTCGCGGCCGTCGGGCTCGGCGCGGTCGGCTCGGTGGGGTTCTCGGTGGTCACCGACCTGATCTCGCCGCGTCGCCGGGGCCTGGTGATGAGCTTCTGGGGGCTGTCCCAGGGGGTCGGCACCCTGGCCGGGACGCTCACCGGCGGGATTCTCGGCGCGGTCGACTGGCGGCGGCCGTTCCTCGTGCTCAGCGTGGTCGGGCTGGCCGCCACGGCGGCGTACCTGTTCACCTTCGACGTGCGGCGGGGGCAGAGCGAGCCGGAACTGGTCGACGCGCTCGCCGCCGGCGGTGACTACGACTACCGGATCACCCGGGCCGACCTGCCCCGGATCCTGGCCCGCCGGACCAACCACTGGCTGATCCTGCAGGGGCTGACCGCGCAGGCGGCCTTCGGCTCGCTGGTCTGGCTGCCGGTGCTCTTCGCCGAGCGCGCCCAGCAGCAGGGCTACTCGGCCGCCACGGCGGTGGTGGTGGGCAGCGTCTTCGCCACCCTCTTCCAGCTCGGCGGGGTGTTCTCCATCGTGGGCGGACTGATCGGCGACTGGTTGCAGCGGCGTACCGCCCGGGGCCGGGCGCTGGTCGCGGCGGTGGGCATCCTCGCGGCCGTACCGTTCTACCTGGTGCTCTTCTTCGTACCGATCAGCATCCAGGTGCCCGACGGGGCGGGGGCCGGCACGGTGGTACGGGCCGTGCTCGGCAGCGTGTTCACCGAGCCGACCGTCGGGTTCAGCCTGCTCACCGCGATCGTGGCGCTGGCGTTGACCTCGGCGAACTCGCCGAACTGGTTCGCCCTGATCGCCGACGTCAACCCGCCGGAGCACCGGGGCACCGTGTACAGCCTCGGCAACCTGGTGAACGGGGTGGGGCGGGCGGCCGGCAACGGGCTGGTCGGGGTGGCCTTCCACGGGCTCCGGGCGGCCTTCCCGCCGCCGCTGAACTACGCCGTCGGGCTGGCCGCCTTCCAGCTCTTCTTCGTGCCCACCGGCATCATGTACTGGCTCGCCTCCCGCACCAGCCCCCGCGACATCGAGCAGGTGCAGGCCCTCCTCCACACCCGCGCCGACCACCTCCGCTAA
- the xylB gene encoding xylulokinase has product MALVAGVDSSTQSCKVVIRDAETGTLVRQGRAPHPDGTEVDPRAWWQALETAVDAAGGLADVAAVSVAGQQHGMVCLDSAGEVVRPALLWNDTRSAGAAAELVAEAGEGEAGRRFWADAVGSVPVASFTVTKLRWLARHEPANAARVAGVCLPHDWLTWRLGGAADLASLRTDRSDASGTGYWSTPTGRYRPDLLEQALGQRPRVPEVLGAAESAGTLAGAALPGGASSGGALLGAGAGDNAAAALGVGARPGDVVVSIGTSGTVFSVADTPAADPAGEVAGFADATGRFLPLVCTLNAARVLDAAAGMLRVTLDELADLALAGPPGADGLVMVPYLEGERTPNRPDATGAVHGLTLRTSTAAHLARAAVEGMLCALADGLDALRAQGARVERVLLVGGGARSAAVRRIAPQVFGCPVVVPPPGEYVADGAARQAAWVALGGATPPTWPLAGTEEYAADGVPAIRHRYQQARDLVTDRLTG; this is encoded by the coding sequence ATGGCGCTGGTCGCCGGGGTGGACTCGTCCACCCAGTCCTGCAAGGTGGTGATCCGGGACGCGGAGACCGGAACCCTGGTCCGCCAGGGCCGGGCTCCGCACCCGGACGGCACCGAGGTCGATCCCCGGGCCTGGTGGCAGGCCCTGGAGACGGCGGTCGACGCCGCCGGTGGGCTGGCCGACGTGGCGGCCGTCTCCGTCGCCGGGCAGCAGCACGGCATGGTCTGCCTGGACTCCGCCGGGGAGGTGGTCCGGCCGGCGCTGCTCTGGAACGACACCCGCTCGGCCGGTGCCGCCGCCGAGCTGGTCGCCGAGGCCGGCGAGGGGGAGGCCGGCCGCCGGTTCTGGGCCGACGCGGTCGGCTCCGTCCCGGTGGCCAGCTTCACCGTCACCAAGCTGCGCTGGCTGGCCCGTCACGAGCCGGCGAACGCCGCCCGCGTCGCCGGGGTCTGCCTGCCACACGACTGGCTTACCTGGCGGTTGGGCGGGGCCGCCGACCTGGCGTCGTTGCGTACCGACCGCAGCGACGCCAGCGGCACCGGATACTGGTCCACCCCGACCGGCCGGTACCGTCCCGACCTGCTGGAACAGGCCCTCGGTCAACGGCCCCGGGTGCCGGAGGTGCTCGGCGCGGCCGAGTCCGCCGGCACCCTGGCCGGTGCCGCGCTGCCCGGCGGCGCGTCCTCGGGCGGGGCCCTGCTCGGCGCCGGGGCGGGCGACAACGCCGCCGCCGCGCTGGGCGTCGGCGCCCGACCCGGTGACGTCGTCGTCTCGATCGGCACCTCCGGCACCGTGTTCAGCGTCGCCGACACCCCGGCGGCCGACCCGGCCGGCGAGGTCGCCGGCTTCGCCGACGCCACCGGTCGGTTCCTGCCCCTGGTCTGCACGCTCAACGCCGCCCGGGTGCTCGACGCCGCCGCCGGAATGCTCCGGGTCACCCTGGACGAGCTGGCCGACCTGGCGCTGGCCGGGCCGCCCGGGGCGGACGGGCTGGTCATGGTCCCCTACCTGGAGGGCGAACGGACCCCGAACCGGCCGGACGCCACCGGAGCCGTGCACGGGCTGACCCTGCGTACCTCCACCGCCGCCCACCTGGCCCGGGCCGCCGTCGAGGGCATGCTCTGCGCGCTCGCCGACGGCCTCGACGCGCTGCGCGCGCAGGGCGCCCGGGTCGAGCGGGTGCTGCTGGTCGGTGGCGGCGCCCGGTCGGCGGCGGTCCGCCGGATCGCCCCGCAGGTCTTCGGCTGCCCGGTCGTCGTCCCGCCACCCGGCGAGTACGTCGCCGACGGGGCCGCGCGCCAGGCCGCCTGGGTCGCCCTCGGTGGGGCGACGCCGCCGACCTGGCCACTGGCCGGCACCGAGGAGTACGCCGCCGACGGCGTCCCCGCGATCCGGCACCGGTACCAGCAGGCCCGGGACCTGGTGACCGACCGACTCACCGGCTGA
- the xylA gene encoding xylose isomerase, with protein sequence MAPRPTPADKFSFGLWTVGWTARDPFGEATREELDAVEAVHRLAELGAYGITFHDDDLIPFGVDAATRDQHIARFRKALDETGLVVPMVTTNLFTHPVFKDGGFTSNDRDIRRYALRKVLRNVDLAAELGAKTFVMWGGREGSEYDVAKDVQAALERYREGVNLLTQYVVDRGYDLRFAIEPKPNEPRGDILLPTVGHALAFISTLEHSELVGLNPEVGHEQMAGLNYAHGIAQALWQGKLFHLDLNGQRGIKYDQDLVFGHGDLINAFALVDLLEHGGPEGAPAYTGPRHFDYKPSRTEDIAGVWASAEANMRMYLLLKERAAAFRADPEVAEALAASKVAELAQPTLNPGETYTELLADTSAFETFDVDATAAKGFGFVRLNQLAVEHLLGAR encoded by the coding sequence ATGGCACCCCGTCCCACTCCCGCCGACAAGTTCTCCTTCGGCCTCTGGACGGTGGGCTGGACGGCCCGCGACCCGTTCGGCGAAGCCACCCGCGAAGAGCTGGACGCGGTCGAGGCGGTGCACCGGCTCGCCGAGCTCGGCGCGTACGGGATCACCTTCCACGACGACGACCTGATCCCGTTCGGGGTCGACGCCGCCACCCGGGACCAGCACATCGCCCGGTTCCGCAAGGCCCTCGACGAGACCGGCCTGGTGGTGCCGATGGTCACCACCAACCTGTTCACCCACCCGGTCTTCAAGGACGGCGGCTTCACCAGCAACGACCGGGACATCCGCCGGTACGCCCTGCGCAAGGTGCTGCGCAACGTCGACCTCGCCGCCGAGCTGGGCGCGAAGACGTTCGTCATGTGGGGCGGCCGGGAGGGCTCCGAGTACGACGTGGCCAAGGACGTGCAGGCCGCGCTGGAGCGCTACCGCGAGGGCGTCAACCTGCTCACCCAGTACGTCGTCGACCGCGGCTACGACCTGCGCTTCGCCATCGAGCCCAAGCCCAACGAGCCGCGCGGCGACATCCTGCTGCCCACCGTCGGGCACGCGCTCGCCTTCATCTCCACCCTGGAGCACTCGGAGCTGGTCGGCCTCAACCCCGAGGTGGGCCACGAGCAGATGGCCGGGCTCAACTACGCCCACGGCATCGCCCAGGCGCTCTGGCAGGGCAAGCTGTTCCACCTCGACCTCAACGGCCAGCGTGGCATCAAGTACGACCAGGACCTGGTCTTCGGCCACGGTGACCTGATCAACGCGTTCGCCCTGGTCGACCTGCTGGAGCACGGCGGCCCGGAGGGCGCGCCCGCCTACACCGGCCCCCGGCACTTCGACTACAAGCCGTCGCGGACCGAGGACATCGCCGGCGTGTGGGCCTCGGCGGAGGCGAACATGCGGATGTACCTGCTGCTCAAGGAGCGCGCGGCGGCCTTCCGGGCGGACCCGGAGGTGGCCGAGGCGCTGGCCGCCAGCAAGGTCGCCGAGCTGGCCCAGCCGACGCTGAACCCCGGCGAGACCTACACCGAGCTGCTCGCCGACACCTCCGCGTTCGAGACCTTCGACGTGGACGCGACCGCGGCGAAGGGCTTCGGTTTCGTCCGGCTCAACCAGCTCGCCGTCGAGCACCTGCTCGGCGCGCGCTGA
- a CDS encoding ROK family protein — protein MSRASSPAGAVRQGSLRELNLAVVLRRIAAAADRPPSRADLAADTGLTRATVSAVVDDLIGGRLVTEAAPAPRTGAGRPARGLVLADDGPAGLGLEVNVDYLAACVVDLAGSVRHHTVRRADLRPVSPADALAQLGELAVRARADARRQGLTLAGTALGVPGLVGDGGLVRLAPNLGWREVDVPALLRRHLPPIRPVAGVPALVVDNEANLAALGELHAGTAGPHSFLHISGEVGIGAGIVLDDALFRGARGWSGEIGHIPVDPEGRPCRCGGQGCLEQYAGQEAVLAAAGLTGADLPADTAATRLTDLAAAGEPTALRALHDAGTALGVAIAAVVNLLDLDTVVLGGGYAPLTPWLRPPVLAEISRRVLTAAWSPVTVRPATLGPEAAVVGGAGSVVRQIIAEPIGWLAGRRTSWMGDPSSTSVLLPKGNDPPS, from the coding sequence GTGAGTCGAGCCAGCAGCCCGGCCGGCGCGGTCCGCCAGGGCAGCCTCCGGGAACTCAACCTCGCCGTGGTGCTGCGCCGGATCGCCGCCGCCGCCGACCGGCCACCGTCGCGCGCCGATCTGGCCGCCGACACCGGGTTGACCCGGGCCACCGTCTCGGCCGTGGTCGACGACCTGATCGGCGGCCGGTTGGTCACCGAGGCGGCCCCGGCACCGCGTACCGGCGCCGGACGGCCCGCCCGGGGCCTGGTGCTCGCCGACGACGGCCCGGCCGGTCTCGGCCTGGAGGTCAACGTCGACTACCTGGCCGCCTGCGTGGTCGACCTCGCCGGTTCCGTCCGGCACCACACCGTGCGCCGGGCCGACCTGCGTCCGGTCTCCCCCGCCGACGCGCTCGCCCAACTGGGTGAGCTGGCCGTCCGGGCCCGCGCCGACGCCCGCCGGCAGGGCCTCACCCTGGCCGGTACGGCCCTCGGCGTGCCCGGACTGGTAGGCGACGGCGGACTGGTCCGGCTCGCGCCGAACCTGGGCTGGCGGGAGGTGGACGTACCGGCCCTGCTGCGCCGGCACCTGCCCCCGATCAGACCGGTCGCCGGGGTGCCGGCGCTGGTGGTCGACAACGAGGCCAACCTCGCGGCGCTCGGCGAACTGCACGCCGGGACGGCCGGACCGCACAGCTTCCTGCACATCTCCGGCGAGGTGGGCATCGGTGCCGGCATCGTGCTCGACGACGCGCTGTTCCGCGGCGCCCGCGGCTGGAGCGGCGAGATCGGCCACATCCCGGTCGACCCCGAGGGTCGACCGTGCCGGTGCGGCGGCCAGGGCTGCCTGGAGCAGTACGCCGGACAGGAGGCGGTGCTGGCCGCCGCCGGCCTGACCGGGGCGGACCTGCCGGCGGACACCGCGGCGACCCGGCTGACCGACCTCGCCGCGGCCGGGGAACCCACCGCGCTGCGGGCCCTGCACGACGCCGGCACCGCGCTCGGGGTGGCGATCGCCGCCGTGGTGAACCTGCTGGACCTGGACACCGTGGTCCTCGGCGGCGGATACGCCCCGCTGACCCCCTGGCTCCGGCCACCGGTGCTGGCCGAGATCTCCCGCCGGGTGCTCACCGCCGCCTGGTCGCCGGTGACCGTCCGCCCGGCCACCCTCGGCCCGGAGGCCGCCGTGGTCGGCGGGGCCGGGTCGGTGGTCCGGCAGATCATCGCCGAGCCCATCGGTTGGCTGGCCGGTCGACGCACTTCCTGGATGGGCGATCCCAGCTCCACCTCGGTACTCTTGCCGAAAGGCAACGATCCGCCGTCCTAG
- a CDS encoding PP2C family protein-serine/threonine phosphatase — MTTLRRGGLAGPVSGAGQVSRRTPRTADETRIPTDDRLARELLDGLAEAVVTTDGAGKVTLVNAMAAELLPEVSPGADLAGCPVPTLARAVAAGADSFDTEHHDRRLRGTRRPLAGGGYAWYVRDVTEEHARTDALLAERSRTAFLAQAGSRLGVSLHRDQTLRTTVTLPVPYLADAAIAVHLPPPPAEHAPHWVRYADGDPTPGSGTGSWQLTGAVPGLAAALDGDAGDPSPWLDAELADLAALLPATFGRPGTVLVSPMMGAGGPAGALVLVRRAGRAGFDTRDIDLAREFAARAGAALATADLYGEQTHLARVLQNSLLPPDLPRVPGISLAGGYRAAGDSLRIGGDFYDVFRTGDGGMFALGDVCGKGVGAAVLTGRVRQSLQTLRLVEHRPLALIELLNRALFDTPDAARRSQFTTLLLGSMTHQPDGGLRLRIAGGGHPAPLVLRADGTVTPVRVGGMPIGALADARFAEVEIRLAPGELLLAHTDGITEARGGPQDLEMFGEHRLHRALAAGAGLPPAAVVDRLLQLVDEWLDGQSHDDIAMLAIGTDPESCSSRRSGTTESCSSRRSGTTE; from the coding sequence GTGACGACGCTCCGCCGGGGCGGTCTCGCCGGCCCGGTCAGTGGCGCCGGACAGGTCTCCCGCCGTACCCCGCGAACAGCCGACGAGACCCGCATCCCCACCGACGACCGGCTTGCCCGGGAGTTGCTGGACGGGCTCGCCGAGGCGGTCGTGACCACCGACGGGGCCGGGAAGGTCACCCTGGTCAACGCGATGGCGGCCGAGTTGCTCCCGGAGGTGTCCCCCGGCGCCGACCTGGCCGGTTGCCCGGTCCCGACGCTCGCCCGGGCGGTCGCCGCAGGTGCCGACAGTTTCGACACCGAGCACCACGACCGTCGGCTGCGCGGCACCAGACGACCGTTGGCCGGCGGCGGGTACGCCTGGTACGTGCGGGACGTCACCGAGGAACACGCCCGGACCGACGCCCTGCTGGCGGAGCGCTCCCGCACCGCCTTCCTCGCCCAGGCCGGCAGCCGACTCGGCGTGTCGCTGCACCGGGACCAGACGCTGCGCACCACCGTGACCCTGCCGGTGCCGTACCTCGCCGACGCGGCGATCGCCGTCCACCTGCCGCCCCCGCCGGCCGAGCACGCCCCGCACTGGGTCCGGTACGCCGACGGCGACCCCACCCCGGGCAGCGGGACCGGCTCGTGGCAGCTCACCGGGGCGGTGCCCGGACTCGCCGCGGCACTCGACGGTGACGCGGGAGATCCGAGCCCCTGGCTGGACGCCGAGCTGGCGGACCTGGCCGCTCTGCTGCCGGCCACCTTCGGCCGGCCCGGCACCGTGCTGGTCAGCCCGATGATGGGCGCCGGCGGTCCGGCCGGCGCGCTGGTGCTGGTCCGTCGCGCCGGTCGGGCCGGTTTCGACACCCGGGACATCGACCTGGCCCGTGAGTTCGCCGCCCGCGCCGGAGCAGCCCTGGCCACCGCCGACCTGTACGGCGAGCAGACCCACCTGGCCCGGGTGCTGCAGAACAGCCTGCTCCCCCCGGACCTGCCCCGGGTACCCGGCATCTCGCTGGCCGGCGGTTACCGGGCGGCCGGGGACAGCCTGCGCATCGGTGGCGACTTCTACGACGTGTTCCGCACCGGCGACGGCGGCATGTTCGCGCTCGGCGACGTCTGCGGCAAGGGCGTCGGCGCGGCGGTGCTCACCGGCCGGGTACGCCAGTCGTTGCAGACCCTGAGGCTGGTCGAGCACCGCCCGCTGGCCCTGATCGAGCTGCTCAACCGGGCCCTCTTCGACACGCCCGACGCCGCCCGGCGCAGCCAGTTCACCACGCTGCTGCTGGGCTCGATGACCCACCAGCCCGACGGCGGCCTGCGGCTGCGGATCGCCGGCGGCGGGCACCCCGCGCCGCTGGTGCTGCGTGCCGACGGCACGGTCACCCCGGTCCGGGTCGGTGGGATGCCGATCGGTGCCCTGGCCGACGCCCGGTTCGCCGAGGTCGAGATCCGACTCGCCCCGGGTGAGCTGCTGCTGGCGCACACCGACGGGATCACCGAGGCCCGGGGTGGCCCGCAGGACCTGGAGATGTTCGGCGAGCACCGGTTGCACCGGGCGCTGGCCGCCGGGGCCGGGCTGCCCCCGGCGGCGGTGGTCGACCGGCTGCTGCAACTGGTCGACGAGTGGCTGGACGGGCAGAGCCACGACGACATCGCCATGCTGGCCATCGGCACGGACCCGGAGAGCTGCTCGTCCCGCCGGAGCGGGACGACGGAGAGCTGCTCGTCCCGCCGGAGCGGAACGACGGAGTGA
- a CDS encoding cobalamin B12-binding domain-containing protein, with product MSDAVVRAYLDCLERVDAPAAVRLVAGLLDAGWSVADVLVDVVALGQREIGRRWLTGQWSVAEEHAATHVSELVVAAVAARTSVPPKAGHAVVACVEGEWHALAARIVAEVVRAEGWRVTFLGASVPARHLVSYLHQSGPDAVLLSCVQPNRLIRAARMIEACRSAGMPVIAGGPGFGPDGRWATAVGATAWGGSARDAARLLVRHGHPGFGAGPVPPPGADEYVAVLRRRREVVQLTVRTVDPPEDRAEEVANAVAHLVDALAAAIRVDDPQLLVDFVTWQDAALAGRGDKRPLLDTVLTSCATVLAEHPQARHYLRLTRAAVARSG from the coding sequence GTGAGCGACGCCGTGGTGCGGGCGTACCTCGACTGCCTGGAGCGGGTCGACGCCCCGGCGGCGGTCCGCTTGGTCGCCGGGTTGCTCGACGCCGGCTGGTCGGTCGCCGACGTGCTGGTGGACGTGGTCGCCCTCGGCCAACGGGAGATCGGCCGACGGTGGTTGACCGGGCAGTGGAGCGTCGCCGAGGAACACGCGGCGACGCACGTCAGCGAGTTGGTGGTGGCCGCGGTGGCCGCCCGGACGTCCGTACCGCCGAAGGCCGGGCACGCGGTGGTGGCCTGTGTCGAGGGCGAGTGGCACGCGTTGGCCGCCCGGATCGTCGCCGAGGTGGTCCGGGCCGAGGGTTGGCGGGTGACCTTCCTCGGCGCCAGCGTGCCGGCCCGCCACCTCGTCTCCTACCTGCACCAGAGCGGGCCGGACGCGGTGCTGTTGAGCTGTGTGCAGCCCAACCGGCTGATCCGGGCCGCCCGGATGATCGAAGCCTGCCGCTCGGCCGGGATGCCGGTCATCGCCGGTGGTCCCGGCTTCGGTCCGGACGGACGGTGGGCCACGGCGGTGGGCGCGACGGCCTGGGGCGGATCGGCCCGGGACGCCGCCAGACTGCTGGTGCGGCACGGGCATCCCGGCTTCGGCGCCGGCCCGGTGCCGCCACCCGGCGCGGACGAGTACGTCGCGGTGCTGCGCCGCCGCCGGGAGGTCGTACAGCTCACCGTCCGGACCGTCGACCCGCCCGAGGACCGGGCCGAGGAGGTGGCGAACGCGGTGGCCCACCTGGTGGACGCGTTGGCCGCCGCCATCCGGGTGGATGATCCACAACTGCTTGTCGACTTCGTGACCTGGCAGGACGCGGCGTTGGCCGGCCGCGGAGACAAACGCCCACTGCTGGACACCGTGCTGACCAGCTGTGCCACCGTCCTGGCCGAGCACCCGCAGGCCCGGCACTACCTACGGCTGACCCGCGCCGCGGTCGCCCGGTCCGGTTGA
- a CDS encoding MarR family transcriptional regulator translates to MDDAAGTLLAVWEAALQRPVARLSSAQLRAVMVVEQHDGINLRRLASELQMLLSSASRLCDRLEAAGMLEREPGRSDRREISLHLTREARRLLDELQADRRQRLAEVLARMSPAGRQALLRGMVEFDQVSRDPSADSGAGPDRGPDDDPQEPTATGQTHERDRPAGDEPPSGRLSREIRPDRWRAGDDSPPWPSLVADPTAPDGPPVARSA, encoded by the coding sequence TTGGACGACGCGGCAGGCACCCTGCTGGCCGTCTGGGAGGCGGCCCTGCAGCGACCGGTCGCTCGGCTGTCCAGCGCTCAGCTGCGCGCCGTGATGGTGGTGGAGCAGCACGACGGGATCAACCTCCGCCGGCTCGCCAGTGAGTTGCAGATGCTCCTGTCCTCGGCGAGCCGGCTCTGTGACCGGCTGGAGGCCGCCGGCATGCTGGAGCGGGAGCCCGGTCGTTCCGACCGACGGGAGATCTCGCTGCACCTGACCCGGGAGGCCCGCCGGCTCCTGGACGAACTGCAGGCGGATCGTCGGCAGCGGCTGGCCGAGGTGCTGGCCCGGATGAGCCCGGCGGGCCGGCAGGCGTTGCTGCGCGGCATGGTGGAGTTCGACCAGGTCAGCCGGGACCCCTCGGCGGACAGCGGCGCCGGGCCCGACCGAGGCCCGGACGACGACCCGCAGGAGCCGACGGCGACCGGACAGACCCACGAGCGGGACCGCCCGGCCGGCGACGAGCCCCCGTCGGGGCGGTTGTCGCGGGAGATCCGCCCGGACCGGTGGCGGGCCGGCGACGATTCACCACCCTGGCCGTCGTTGGTCGCCGATCCCACGGCCCCGGACGGTCCACCGGTCGCCCGCTCGGCCTGA